The following proteins are encoded in a genomic region of Drosophila miranda strain MSH22 chromosome 4, D.miranda_PacBio2.1, whole genome shotgun sequence:
- the LOC108161802 gene encoding uncharacterized protein LOC108161802: MWPNFFAVISMLCLALVAIGAHAGPVPIVNEHQQLMPKVPQWHCLRYFKHDVLMMRRCRHLRVPTAPRLGDVLKRKKK, translated from the exons ATGTGGCCCAACTTTTTTGCTGTCATTTCCATGCTGTGCCTTGCACTCGTCGCCATCGGCGCCCATGCTGGACCCGTGCCAATTGTGAATGAG CACCAACAGCTGATGCCCAAGGTGCCCCAATGGCATTGTCTGCGCTACTTCAAGCACGACGTCTTGATGATGCGTCGCTGTCGCCACTTGCGTGTACCAACGGCGCCGCGGCTGGGCGATGTCCTCAAGCGAAAGAAGAAGTAA